DNA sequence from the Actinomycetota bacterium genome:
GGTCAGCTGGAGCGGCCTTCCGGCTTCGATGCTTGCGCCGAGGCTGGAGGCGATGGAAACCGTCTCGTTTCAGGATTCGTCCGGCAGGGAGCTTTTCGACCTGCCGGGCGGGCTGCTGCCGGACCCGGGGACGCCGGTGCCGGTCCGATTCCTGCCGACCTGGGACGCCTCGCTGCTGGTCCACTGCAGGCGCGCCGGGATCCTGCCCGAGCGCTACCGGGCCCGCGTGTTCCACGTCAAGAACCCCCAGTCGGTGAACACCCTCCTGGTCGACGGCGCAGTTGCCGGAACCTGGAGAAACGACAAGGGCCGGATTGTGGTGGAGCCGTTCGAACCGCTGGATCCGGCGACGCGGCGGGAGGTCGACCAGGAGGCGTCCCGCCTCGAGGCTTTCGTTAGCGGAGTTTCGGGGGATAGTTGAGTTATGGAAAACCTGATGGGCAGCCTCCTGATCGCCAGCGGATCGTTGATGGACCCGAACTTCCGGCGGACCGTCGTGGTCATCACCGAACACAGCGACCAGGGCGCCGTCGGCCTGGTTCTCAACCGCCCGGCGCCGGTGACGGTGGCCGAGGCGACCCCCGACCTGGCTTCGTTGGTGGAGCCAGGCTCGCCGATATTCGTGGGCGGCCCGGTGCAGCAGGAGGCGGCCATCGTGCTGGCAGACTTCGAGTCGTTCAACGACTACGGCCGGATCGTCGTGGGCTCCATCGGATTGCTGTCGACCTACAACGGCGAGGGCGACGACCCGGCCATCAAGCGGGCCAGGGTTTTCGCCGGCTACGCAGGGTGGGGCCCCGGTCAACTCGAATCGGAGGCCGAGGAGGACGCCTGGATCATCGAGGACGCATTCCCGGAGGACATCTTCACCGACGAGCCGAACAAGCTGTGGAGCGCCGTGCTGTCCCGCAAGGGGGGCAGCTACCGCCTGCTGTCTTTGATGCCGGAGGATCCCTCCAACAATTGATCAATTGATGGGGTGGATTCCGGACGAGCTGGCTTATGCCGGCCGGGAGAACCGGGACCCGGTTCACGCCGCCCGGTACGACCAGAAGATGGACGCCGAGGCGAAGCGTGAGCTGGCCGAGCTACTGAGGCTCGGCATCGGCAAGGAGTCCACGGTGGTCGACCTCGGCGCCGGAACCGGCCAGTTCGCTCTTGAGGCCGCATCGGCGGTCAAGCGGGTGGTCGCAGTGGACGTTTCCGAGGTGATGCTCGGACGCCTTCGGGAGAAGCTGGAGGCCTCCAGGGTGACCAACGTCGAGTGCGTTTCGGCGGGCTTTTTGACCTACGAGCACGACGGACATCCGGCCGATCTCGTGTACAGCAGGTTTGCGCTGCACCACCTGCCGGACTTCTGGCAGGCGATTGCCGTCGACCGGATAGCCGGGATGCTCCGGCCGGGCGGGATCTTCCGGCTGTGGGATGTGGTCTACAGCTTCGACCCGTCGGAGGCGGCCGAGGTACTGGAGGCGTGGATGTCGAGTTCCGGTGCGGACATCGAGGGGGAGTGGCTCCGGTCCGAGTTTGAGGATCACATTAGGGACGAGAACAGCACCTTCACCTGGCTGCTGGAGCCGATGCTGGAGAAAGCAGGGCTGAAGATCCAGAGGGCGGAGTACAGCGACGATCAGATCTTTGCTCAGTACATCTGCGTGAAGGCTTAAAGCTAAACCGAAACGGCTTTCGAAAACGGAGCCGCTATCGATGAGAATTGTGGAATGAACGACTTCATCAAAGTGGCGGGCGCCCGCGAGAACAACCTGAAGAACGTCACTCTCGAGATCCCCAAGCGGCAGATCACCGTGTTCACCGGGGTGTCCGGCTCAGGTAAGTCGTCTTTGGTTTTCGACACCATCGCATCGGAGGCCCAGCGGCAGCTGAACGAGACCTTCACCGCGTTCGTCCGGAACTTCCTGCCCAGCTACAGCCAGCCCGACATCGACTCGATCGAGAACATCTCGACCGCCATCGTCATCGACCAGAAGCGGATCGGCGGCAACTCCCGCTCGACCGTCGGCACCATCACCGACATCAACCCGCTGATGAGGCTGCTCTACTCCCGGGTCGCCAAGCCGTTCATCGGCTGGTCCAACGTCTTCAGCTTCAACGACCCCCAGGGCATGTGTCCGGAGTGCGACGGCATCGGCCGGACCACCCAGCTCAACCTCGACAAGTTTTTCGACAAAACCAGGTCTTTAAACGACGGCGCCATCCTGCATCCCGACTACAAGGTGGGCGGTTGGTGGTGGCGTCTGTACGCCCAGAGCGGTTTCTACTCCGCCGACAAACCCCTGCAGGATTTCACCGAGGACGAGTGGCACAAGCTGCTCTACCACGAGGACAAGCTGCCCCTGGAGTTCGCCGGCTCGGAGTTCAACGCCACCTACGAAGGCATTGTCACGAAGTTCAAGCGGCTCTATGTAGCCAGGGACGTCAACGAGATGCCCGAGCGCACCCGGAAGGTGTTCCTCTCCTTCGTGGACTCCGCCACCTGCCCGGCTTGCAAGGGCCTCCGGCTGAACGAGGCCTCTCGCAGCGCCAAGATCGACGGCTACT
Encoded proteins:
- a CDS encoding YqgE/AlgH family protein — encoded protein: MENLMGSLLIASGSLMDPNFRRTVVVITEHSDQGAVGLVLNRPAPVTVAEATPDLASLVEPGSPIFVGGPVQQEAAIVLADFESFNDYGRIVVGSIGLLSTYNGEGDDPAIKRARVFAGYAGWGPGQLESEAEEDAWIIEDAFPEDIFTDEPNKLWSAVLSRKGGSYRLLSLMPEDPSNN
- a CDS encoding class I SAM-dependent methyltransferase, whose product is MGWIPDELAYAGRENRDPVHAARYDQKMDAEAKRELAELLRLGIGKESTVVDLGAGTGQFALEAASAVKRVVAVDVSEVMLGRLREKLEASRVTNVECVSAGFLTYEHDGHPADLVYSRFALHHLPDFWQAIAVDRIAGMLRPGGIFRLWDVVYSFDPSEAAEVLEAWMSSSGADIEGEWLRSEFEDHIRDENSTFTWLLEPMLEKAGLKIQRAEYSDDQIFAQYICVKA